In Leptodesmis sichuanensis A121, the following are encoded in one genomic region:
- a CDS encoding glycosyltransferase family 4 protein: MKVLVLAWEFPPRIVGGIARHVAELYPELVKRGHEIHLITIEFGQAPRYELVEGVHVHRVSVGPSHNFFHWVSNMNDSMRQHGEKLLLEEGGFNLIHAHDWLVGDAAIALKNSFKIPLVTTIHATEYGRHNGIYSEQQQFISNKESELAYHAWRVIVCTNYMRLEVERVLGVSWDKIDVVYNGIHLEKKLALEPFDAQEFRRRFAADHEQIVYYVGRMTYEKGISVLLNAAPKVIWEMGGNVKFVLIGTGNVDEFKRQAWNAGIWNQCYFTGFMSDEDLNKFRTIADCAVFPSLYEPFGIVVLENFAARVPVIVSDTGGFPEIVRHTRTGIVTWTNNPDSLAWGILEVLRNPGYSQWLIENAYEDLERRFCWDKLAQQTEAVYGRILHERAQVDW, from the coding sequence ATGAAGGTTTTGGTGCTTGCCTGGGAATTTCCGCCGCGAATTGTGGGTGGAATTGCTCGGCATGTCGCTGAGCTGTATCCGGAATTAGTCAAGCGGGGGCATGAGATTCATCTGATCACGATCGAGTTTGGGCAGGCTCCCCGATATGAATTAGTCGAGGGAGTGCATGTGCATCGAGTCAGTGTTGGGCCCAGTCACAATTTCTTTCACTGGGTATCCAACATGAACGACAGCATGAGGCAGCACGGGGAGAAACTGCTGCTGGAAGAGGGTGGATTTAATTTGATTCATGCCCATGACTGGCTGGTAGGAGATGCGGCGATCGCTCTCAAAAACAGCTTCAAAATTCCCCTGGTCACCACCATCCACGCCACAGAATACGGTCGGCATAACGGCATTTATTCCGAGCAACAGCAATTTATTAGTAATAAAGAAAGTGAATTGGCCTATCACGCATGGCGCGTGATTGTTTGCACCAACTATATGCGGTTGGAAGTTGAGCGGGTTCTGGGCGTTTCCTGGGACAAAATTGATGTCGTTTACAACGGCATTCATCTAGAAAAAAAACTGGCGCTGGAACCCTTTGATGCCCAGGAATTTCGCCGCCGCTTTGCCGCTGATCACGAACAAATTGTCTACTACGTCGGGCGCATGACCTATGAAAAAGGGATCTCCGTGCTGCTCAATGCGGCTCCCAAGGTGATCTGGGAAATGGGCGGCAATGTTAAATTTGTCTTAATTGGCACAGGGAATGTGGACGAGTTCAAACGGCAAGCCTGGAACGCTGGCATCTGGAACCAGTGTTATTTCACAGGCTTTATGTCGGATGAGGATTTGAACAAGTTTCGGACGATCGCCGATTGTGCCGTGTTTCCCAGCCTGTACGAGCCCTTTGGGATTGTAGTGCTAGAGAATTTTGCCGCTCGCGTTCCAGTGATTGTCTCGGATACAGGCGGATTTCCCGAAATTGTCCGCCATACCCGCACCGGGATCGTCACCTGGACCAATAATCCCGATTCACTGGCCTGGGGCATTTTGGAAGTATTAAGAAATCCTGGTTATAGCCAGTGGTTGATTGAGAATGCTTATGAGGATCTGGAGCGACGGTTTTGCTGGGATAAGCTGGCACAGCAGACAGAAGCCGTTTACGGCAGAATTTTGCATGAACGTGCTCAGGTTGATTGGTAA